AATGACTATGGTAATGCTGTATTAAATGAGGACGGGACTCCAAAGAAGATCCCAGGAGAAGGGGTTACTGAAGAGCTTTGGGAGGAGATGCTATCATATGCCAAGGAAAAGGGATTGAAGGGTGGCAATTTTAAAAAGCTGAACCTCCCCTTTGAAAATAAACTTCTAGGCCAGTCTCGTGAAGTGAGAGAGCGCATGGCCAAAAGAGTCGAGGATTTTGTTTATCACCTCTTGACGGATGTATTTAATGCAACGGATACTGCCCAGCTTGCAATAGATCTTATATGCGAGAAGGGAAGTTATGATCTTGGTCCTAAAGCTGAAAGGATTGAGAATCCAGAGGAGTGGACCGAGGAAAAAATTAGGGAAAAGGCAAAGGCCATATCTAGAGACAGAGGACCTGAGGGAGATTTCGATGATTGATTAAACCATTCTTTCGTTGGCCACGCTTATTTGATGGACACGGGAGAATGGGCTTCGGAGTAAGAGGTGCGAATTATAGGTGGGCGGATTGGTGGAATTAGACTGAAATCTCCTAAAGGGAGGGGAACGAGGCCAACTACAGACAGGGTTAGAGAGGCTATTTTTAACCGGCTCGAACATGTGCTCCTGGACAGAGGAGGATTTGAGGGAAAAAAGATTCTAGATCTTTTTTCCGGGACAGGGGCCCTTGGCATAGAGGCCTTGTCAAGGGGCGCAGAGCTTGCTGTTTTTGTTGAATCAAATAGATATGTCTTTGATATTTTAAGAGAAAATTTAAAGATTTCTTCGATGATCGACAGGGCCAAACCCTTTTGTCTGGATCTCATTAAGAGGGACTTTCCTTGGCGAAAGATAAAAAGCCTCGGGCCCTTTGATGTTATTTTCGCAGATCCACCTTATGGAAAAGGTATGTCAACTATGGCACTAAATAGAGTTATGTCCCACGACATATTATCATTTGGCGGGATATTTGTTTTAGAAGAAGAATGGGGTAAGGGACCAAGTGGAGAATCCTTTGGTTTGAGGGATTTAGGAGCACGAAGATACGGAAGAACTGTTGTACATTTGTGGGAAAGGAGAGATGAAAAAGAAGATAGTATATCCAGGGACATTTGATCCAGTAACAAATGGACATCTCGATCTCATTGAGAGGGCTCTGAAGATCTTTGATGAGGTTATTGTTGCCATTGGAGAAAACCCTTTGAAAACTCCAATTTTTTCGGTGGAAGAGCGTTTAGATCTCCTCCGCAATACTGCCGGAAAGGATCCACGAGTCAAGGTCATGAGTTTTGATGGGCTTGTAGTAGATTTTGCAAAAAAAATCGGTGCCTGTGCTATCTTGAGGGGGCTTAGGGCAGTGTCTGACTTTGATTCTGAACTTCAAAGGGCCCTCATGAATAGAAAGCTTTCTCGCGATATAGAGACAGTATTTTTGATGACTGGTTTTAGATGGATCTTTATAAGTTCAACTATTGTAAAAGAGGCAGCAAAATTTGGTGGCGATCTGAGCGGACTTGTACCAAAGCTCGTTGAAGAGAGGCTTAAAGAGAAGTTTCAAAGATAACTCACAGGATTCCGTACCTGTCTCGTCGTACGAATCTTGTACCTCCTGGATATATTTGGCAGCCTTTGGGCCTACACAGAGAAGTCTAAGGTACAATTTGAGGTGCTGGCTATTGGCACCCCTTTGATTGATTACACGTTTCGTCAAATATCTCTGCGCTGAAAATCAATATTTTGGTATCAGGGTCTTTCCAGCAACCAGGATATAAGCCCGCTTTTATACACGTCTGGTCAAGAAATTGGATTCTATCCCAGCCGTACTCTACTGCCACCTGTGGCAACAGTACCCCTCCATAAGGTCCTTTAATAATGTAAATACCATGGGTGCCCACCTCTATCTCCTCTATAGAACTGATTTCCTTTAAAGGAGATAGGACCGAGATCTCTATTTCTATTGCTTTAAATTCATCTGGGCTTAGGGGTTTGAATCTAGGGTCATGAAACGCAGCCTGTATAGCCATGTCTGACACTACCTCGATAAGGGGCTTGTTGGTAACGAAGGTGCCAATGCAGCCTCTGAGGCTACCTTTGATTTTTAATGTTACAAATGCCCCTCGAGGCTCAAGAAGTTCCTTGTCTGTAATGGCAGGTAGCATTAATGGGCTATCAAAGAGTTCAGATGCAATGGAATCCCTTGCAATTTTTATTAATAATTTTTTTTGCTCAGTTTTTAACATGATACACCTCGAAAATACTAATAACAGGTAGAAGGCAGAAGGTAGAAGGAAGAAGTTAAAAAAGTTTTTTCCTTCAACTCAACACTCAAAACTCAACATCTTTAAAATGCTTCTCCCTTCTTCCTTCTCTCTAATTAAATCACAGTCGCCAGTGTACTATGCCTGTGCCTTTAAAAGTATGTAAAGGTATTACTGATTTTACATCCATTATTACTCCTTTGTTTTTCTTTTTAAAAGAATCCACTATTTCATTAAGCATAGAAACATATTCTTTATGAGGGACTGCTAATATAAGTGCATCGACATCTAATGGGACTTCTGTTTCAGGTTCTATAGAGAAGACTTCCTTTATTTCCTCTTTGGCTGCAAGTGGATCGTGGATCTTCGGTACTATTCCATAATCCCTTATTTCATTTACTATGTCTACTACCCTGGTATTCCTAATATCAGGACAATTTTCTTTAAATGTGACCCCAAGCACTGCAACTTTTGCCTGTTCAACTGGGATTCGTTGTCTTAAAAGCTCTTTTATAGTCCTTTGAGCAACGTATATGCCCATAGAATCATTGATTCTTCTGCCTGCGAGTATGACTTCTGGATGGTAACCAATTCGTTTTGCGAGGTGGGTTAGATAGTAGGGGTCGACCCCAATACAGTGGCCCCCAACAAGGCCTGGTCTAAAAGGCAAGAAGTTCCATTTTGTCCCTGCCGCTTTAAGTACCTCTAGGGTATCGATACCAAGTCTGTTGAATATGAGAGCTAGTTCATTCATTAGGGCAATATTGAGATCCCTTTGAGTATTCTCAATAACTTTTGCTGCCTCAGCAACCTTTATGCTTGGGGCCCTATAAACTCCGGCCTCTACCACCATTTCATAAGTGTTGGCTACAAATTCTAGTGTCTGGGGGTCTTGGGCTGACACAACCTTTACGATCTTTTCAAGGGTATGGTCAGGGTCACCTGGATTGATTCGTTCTGGAGAATAGCCTACCTTAAAATCTGTTCCGCATTTTAGCCCTGAATATTTCTCTAAAATAGGAACGCAAAATTCTTCTGTGACCCCTGGATAGACTGTGGATTCATAGACAACTACTGTCCCCTTCGACAAATTTTTGCCTGTAATGATGGATGCCCCTTCAAGATAGCTGAGGTCAGGGGCCTTACTTTCATCGATAGGAGTTGGTACAGCTATAATGATCATTTCAACGCCGTTGAGCAGTGACGCATCGTTAGTAAATTTCACTAGTTGACTTGCCTTAAAATCTGCCTGAGTAATTAGCCCTGCAGGGTCAACTCCATTTTTGTAACTTTCAATCTTTCTTTTATCTACATCAAAGCCAATAGTTCTAACCTTTGTGCCGAAGGCAAGGGCCAGTGGAAGACCAACATAGCCAAGACCAACAATACCCACTGATTTTGCTTGCATAATACCTACTCCTTGAATTATTTTTTATTTACCTGATAATTTTGAACAGAACAGCTTGAGATAACCAAGCTTAAACTCTGATTAGGCAGCTTGCAAGTTTGCCAAAGATCGAAGCCAAAGAGGAGCCTATAAACGTTCATGTGCCAATTAGCACAGCTCGTAGGATGAAACGGGAAAAGATGGAGAAGGGAGAAGAAAATTCAAGATTCAAAATTCAAGATTTCAGGACCGATCCCAGTTGGCCGCAGGGCTTTGGTGTGGGCAGTGCTTGCTTCTACCTTCTTCCTTCTACCTTATGTAAAGAGCGAGAAGTACGTATTGTCCATGGGAAATCATTATATCTTTAATTAGTATTTTTAGCTATGACAACGATCTACACATATATACATGGGATGTTGCCAATCAAGAATTTACTATTATTTGCATTTATAGCTGTTTTATCCTGGCTCAGTATATGGATTACCAAGAAATTCATTGTCCGAAGCCTCCACTTTTGGATAAAAAAGACAAAGACAGATATTGATGACGTTCTTGTACAGCATGGAGTTTTAGACACTTTAATATATCTTGCTCCGGCTCTTGTCATCTATTATGGGTCCCATTTATTTCCAAATGTGTCCCCTATGATTCAGCGCGTAGTGAGTGCGTACTGTTTTTTCATATTAATTCTCGTCATTGATAGGGTGTTGTCTGCGGCTCTTTCCATTTATGAGCGATATCCAATATCAAGAAAGAGACCAATTAAAGGCTATATCCAGATAATAAAGATATTCTTTTATGTAATGGGGACTGTGCTCATAGTATGTGTACTAATTGATCAGTCTCCATGGGCTATTTTGAGTGGAATAGGCGCCCTAACTGCAGTACTACTTCTAGTATTTAGGGATACCATACTTTCCTTTGTTGCCAGCATTCAGATTGTAACCAATGATCTCATCCATGTAGGAGATTGGATTGAAATGCCTCAATATGGGGCAGACGGTGAGGTTATTGAACTAGCCCTTCATACAGTAAAGGTCCAAAACTGGGATAAAACTATAACAACAATCCCTACTTACAAACTCATCCAGGATTCTTTTAAAAATTGGCGGGGTATGGAAGAATCTGGTGGGCGGAGGATAAAGCGATCAATATTGATTGATCAGTTGAGTATACGATTTTTAGAAGATGAAGAAATAGAACGATTAAAGAAGATTAAGATATTAAGGCCATATCTGGAGCAAAAGGAAAGAGAACTGAGAGAATACAATTCGGCCCATGGTATTTCGGAGACGGACAGCCCTGTTAACGGTAGAAGGCTCACAAACATAGGTACTTTTAGGGCCTATTGTGTTGCCTACCTTAAAGAACATCCTCTTATAAGAAAGGATATGACTTTTTTAGTCAGACAACTGCCTCCATCCCCACAGGGGCTACCATTGGAGATATACGTTTTTTCCGCTGATACAAGATGGGCGAATTATGAGGCAATTCAGGCAGACATATTTGACCACCTCTTGTCTGCAATCTCAGAGTTTGATCTTCGAGTGTTTCAATATCCATCAGGACATGATTTATTAATTACTAGAACAATAACGAAATAGTTTTTGACTAAGTATTTCCTTGATAGCTCTAGTCAAATCGTGGACTGAAAATGGCTTTTTCAAAAACATGGTCAATTCTGGATCGAGATCCACGTCCATGGCAATATCTATAGGATAGCCTGATATAATTATTCCAGGAAGTTCAGGATAAAATGCCCTTGCCTCTTTTAATAGTCTTTTGCCGTCCATTCCGAGGAGTGCAAGGTCTGCTATCAGTAGATCAGGTTCATATTCGCTATATCGAAGAATGTTGATAGCCTCTTCCCCTAATCTTGTCTTGATTACCCTTGCCCCCAGGGATTCTAAATGACCGGCTAGAGTTTCTCTTATCATGTCTTCATCTTCAACAAGTAAAATAGTCAGATTGGAAAAATCCTTGGGCTGGGGATTAAATAATACCTTCTCTCCATCCGGATTAGGTAAAATATCCATATCTTCATGGATAGCCGGCACATAGAAATACACAGAAGTTCCGTATCCAACTGAACTCTCTATAAAAACCTTTCCTCCAAGTTGTTTCGCGATTCCGTGGACAAGAAATAGTCCAAGCCCTTTTCCTTCTCCAAAAGGCTTAGTGGTGAAAAATGGTTCAAAGGCTCGCTCAAGTACCTCTCTACTCATACCACAGCCAAAATCTCTGATTTTAAAATAACAATATTCTCCAGGAGTGAGTTGGAGTCTGTCGGCTTCGTCCTGGAAGAATTGTTTTTTTCCTGTCTCGATAATTATAGAGCCTCCATTAGGCATGGAGTCTTTTGCATTTGATAAAATATTTATAAGTGCCTGACAAAGTAAGTCTTTATCTGCGAGAGCGACCAGCTTTTCAGAAGGAGTTTCAATTGAAACTTTTATGCCATCTTCTTCCCAGCCTTTGAGCAGTGCTACCACTTCATTTGCAACTGTATTTAAGTTAATTGGACCCAAAGCTATAGGAGCCTTTTTGCTAAAAGCAAGGAGATTGCGGGTGATTTTAGAGGCCCTTTTAGCGGTTTTTTGAATAGCCATCACCTTTTTTCTTAATTGAGCTTCCTCGGATATATCCATCAAAAGGAGTTCACATTGGCCAAGAATTGCCATGAGAAGATTGTTAAATTCATGTGCAATACCACCGGCTAACCTTCCTATGGCCTCCATTTTTTGCGCAGTCCGTAGCTGAGATTCCAGTTTTCTTCTTTCCGTAATGTCAACCCCTGTACAAACTATGGCATCGACAGCATTGTTGTCATCTATAAGTGAAGTCAGGGTCCAAGAGACATTGATAATGGCCCCATTTTTTGTTTCACAATTTATTTCGATTGGGCCTGCTTTATCAAACGTTAGGGCAACACTAAATGCCTTTTGCATGGCGGCCTTATCACTTTTTTGAATAAGTACTTCCCAGATTTTCTTGCCCACTAGTTCTGATTCACTTCTTTTCGTAATCTCAGCTACTACTCGATTTATTTTCTGTATATTACCAGATGAGTCTGCGATAACTAAAAGGATATTAGCGCTTTCGAGAGCTGCATTGGTAAAGTCCCGTTCTTTTCGAAGGGATAATTCAAGCCCCCTTCTTTCTTCCATGTTTTCGACTAAGGCAATTGCGGCGATGACCCTTTCGTTATCATCTTTAATGGGAATCCCTGTTGCTGATATGTATACCTGTTCTCTAGAAATAGTGGATGTGTATGGGCCGGTATATTTGGGAAATTCACCCCTTAAAGTGCGTTTGAGCATTCCCCTGAGAATTGGATTGTACGAGGATAAGGCATTGAACCCGATGAGTTGGTCTCGTTTAACCTTTAAAAGATCAGCAAGATATTGGTTACAGTCAACAATTTTTCCTGTCCTATCGAAACATCCTATGCCTATTGGGGAGTGTTCAAAGATCATTCGATACCTTTCATAAGAGTTGATTAGGGCAAGTTCTGCCTCCTTTTTGCAAGTTACATCCTCTATAACTCCAAATAAAAAATCATCTCCATGTGAGGTATTCATTAGCGATCCACTCCAATGGGTCCATCTAAAGCCACCCTTATCATTTAATAATCGAAATGTTATATCTAACGGTTTGCTTTTTAAGAAAAAATTTTTGAGGTGTTTTATAGCATAGGTTCTATCTTCTGGATGGACATAGTTATAAATTAATTTGGTATCTAGATAAAATTCCTTTTGATGCCGTCCGGTCCATTCTTGGATTTTGGGAGAAATATAAGTAAGGATTGCTGTCTCAGGACCATGAACAGCTGTGAATGCAATAATTGGTATGTATTTCAAGATTTCTCGATGATTAGAATCCTTTATCGTTAAAAGGAGCAATTCTTTCGGTGGGTTTAGCCATTGTAGTTCAAATGTCAGGAAAAATTTTCCAGGCAACTGGCATTCATGGGGCACACATATTGTGATATTTCTAGGAAGGTCTCTGAGGTCGTTTTTTAACAAAAAATGTTCTATTTTTGGGAAAAGAGGGCCTAGATATTCCTTAATGTTTGCAGGTAGCGTTAAGCCTTTTGTGCCACAAATTGTACAAAATAGATTGTTAGTATAAATTACCTTATCAGCTTGTAGAACTGCGGCTGGTAAGCTTAGAGAATCAATTATATTAGACCATTGAGATAATGCTTCCATAGGGGACCGATCGACCAACATCAATTTTTATCTTTACTATCATAAAAAGAAAAAAAGTGCAATGAATAGATAAAAATGAGTTACAAAGATTAAATTTCCCTTTTTCTCCCCAAAAAACTGGGAGGAATTGAAGATATTTCGATTTTATTTAGTTGAAAAATATTATATTTATACTACATAGATCCCTTTAAAGGAGTAGAAAATGCGTATTTTACAGGAACTTGGGGCTCGATTCTTGAGTTTTATTGATGACCTTGGGGGAATGGCAATATTTTTTCTTATAGGTTTTACCAAGGCACTTACACCCCCGTTCCAGTTACAGAAGATTGTTAGTCAGTTGTATTTTATAGGTTCTAAGTCCCTTTTAATCATTTTCTTAGTGGGACTTTTTACGGGTATGGTCCTAGGACTTCAGGGATATTATACTTTGGTAAAATTTGGTTCAGAGGGACTTTTGGGTGCTGCTGTGGCCCTTTCGCTGATCCGAGAACTAGGACCAGCCTTAACGGCAATAATGGTAATAGGTAGAGCAGGCTCCTCAATGGCTGCTGAGATTGGTATAATGCGAATTTCTGAACAAATAGACGCTCTTGAGACTATGGATATAGACCCAATACGTTTTTTGTTTTCACCAAAACTGGTGGCCTCTATCATAAGTTTTCCAATCTTAACCGCTTTTTTTGACGTGATAGGAATAATTGGAGGTTATCTTACAGGTGTAGTCCTACTTGGGATAAACCGAGGAATATATTTTTATCGCATAGAAAATGCGGTTGAGTTGCAGGATGTGACTGGAGGTTTTATTAAGGCATTGGTATTTGGTGCCTTGGTTGCTGTGATTTGCTGTTACCAGGGATTTTATATGCATAAGAGACCAGGAGGATTTGGAGCAAAAGGAGTGAGCCTTGCAACCACTTCTTCTGTGGTAATATCTTGTGTGGTCGTGTTGATTGCGGATTATGTCTTAACCTCATTTTTACTTTAACCTAAGTCCTGTACGACAAAAGGGGGCAAAAATGAATTTTATATATTTTAACAGCCAGTTGCATGACTGTAAGCCAGTAAATAAAATTGACTTTTTCAGTGAATTGAACAGGCTATATTTTTTGCCCCCTTTTGATGCCTTTCGAGATAGGCGATTTTGCTCAGGTCTCTTCGTTGGCGGGGGCTTGAAGTACCTAAGAACGTTTGCCCCCTTCCGCCTTATTTTTTGGGTAAACTCGCCCATTGTAGGATTTAAGATTAAGAGTTAACGATGGCACAAAAAACACCGTTAATCGAATTTGTGGATGTGAAAAAGGCCTTTGGAGAAAAGGTTGTTTTAGATGGGGTATCATGCGCCTTTTATGAGGGTGAGATAACTACGATTATTGGTAAAAGTGGAGTAGGTAAAAGCGTTTTTTTGAAGCATATCGTGGGACTTTTAAAGCCTGATTCAGGCCAGATAAGAGTTAGGGGAGTGCCCTTATCAAAGATGGATCGTGAATCATTAAAGGCCTTTAAAAAAAGCATCAGCTACATGTTTCAAAGTAATGCCCTTTTTGATTCTATGACGATCTATGAAAATATAGCCTTGCCCTTAGTTGAAAGGAGGCAACTGACTAAGGCACAGATCGACGAAAAGGTACGCTCTAAGGTAGAGCAACTGGAATTGGGAGACGTGCTCAGCAAATATCCATCCCAGATTTCTGGAGGAATGCAAAAGAGGGTGGCCCTTGCTAGGGCATTAATAACAGATCCTAAGATAGTCCTTTTTGATGAACCTACAGCTGGCCTTGATCCACTTAGAAAAAATGCGGTTTTCAGTATGGTACATCATTATCAGAAGAGTTTTGGATTTACGGGTATTATTGTAAGCCACGATATCCCAGATGTGTTTTATATATCGGACAGAGTAGCTATTTTAGAAGGTGGGAAGATTATATTTCAGGGGTCTCCAATGGCATTGGAGCAAAGCCCAGATCCTACTGTAAAATTATTTATTGGTGGGGAAATGGGACTTATCGATGAATTAACTGGCCTCCTTACCCGAGCAGAGATGGAGTATAGAGTGAGGCATGAAATGGTTTTAAGGGAGGCTAGGGGAGTGCCTATGAAAATGGGGCTTTTTTCAGTGGGAAACCTTGAAGAGATTGATGAACACGTGGGACATATTGCAAGTCATAAGATATTTCAGTGTCTTGCCGGAGAACTTATTGAATTTTTTGGAAAAAATGTGGTTGCAGGCAGGTGCGGTCCCAGTGAAATATTAGTTTTATTTCCAATAACTGGAAATAAGTTCAGCGAAGGTTTTCTCAAGGAACTTTCGCAAAGGCTTAAGAAAAAGCCATTTTTGCAAAAAAATACCTACTCAAGAGTATGTAGAGATTTCAATATCCGAGGAGCTGTACGGGAATTCAGAGGAAAAAAATCGTTTGAGGAGATTATATGCAACCTCAGGGAGAGTCTAAAGGATATTGCTGCATTAAGGTGTAATAGGGAGAGCAATAATGAATAGATATAAAATAGAGACAGCAGTAGGGCTATTTGTTTTTATTGGAATAGTTTGCATTGCATACCTTACAATCAAACTTGGTAAGATGGAATTGATTGGATCGAATTATTATATTGTTTATGCCCAGTTTGATTCGGTTTCTGGTCTAAAGAAAGATAGTAACGTTGAAATAGCAGGGGTCCCCGTAGGGAGGGTATCTTCTATTAAGCTGGATCCGAAAGAGAAGATAGCAATTGTGGGGCTAAAAATTGCAAAAGACATCAAACTCGAGGATGATTGCATTGCCTCAATTAAAACCCGAGGCCTTATTGGAGATAAATTTGTAAAGATTATTCCTGGCGGTTCCGATACTTTTTTAAAACCAGGAGATACCATTGTAGATACTGAATCGGCTGTGGATATAGAGGACCTTATTGGAAAGTATGTTTTTGGAAATGTAGATAATACTAATGATAAGGAGTTACAATGAAAAGAAACAGCGTTATTTTACCAATAATATTACTAACAGTTGCATTAAATTTTGGAATAGCCTTTGCTAATAACTCTTTTAAGGGGCCTCAACAAGTCGTACAAACTGCTATCGATTCTGTAATAGAGACCCTCAAAAAGTATCCGTGTATAAACAAAGCAGATGCAAATTGTAAGAAACAAAAGGATAGAATCCATGAAATTGCGGGAAAATTTATAGATTTTGATCAGGTTGGAAAATTGGCATTAGGCCGTTTTAGGCGGCACTTTTCAAAGGAAGAATGGCAAGAATTTAAGATACTATTTCGAGAGTTACTAGAGAATACATATATGAAACGTCTTCAGGAATATTCTGGAGAAAAGATTGTCTTTGAAAGTGTAAGGCGACTTTCCGAAGTTAAGGCCCAGGTTGACACCAAGGTTATATCCAGCACAAAATCTATTCCTGTATCCTACAGACTTGTGAAAAGGGATGGTTGTTGGAAGGTCTATGACATCCTAGTAGAAGGTGTCAGCCTTCTAAAAAATTACAGACAGCAATTTACAAGTATTTTGCGTTCCAAGAAGCCTGCTTATTTAAACAAACTTCTTGAACGCAAAGTGGCTTCCCTTGAAAAGGGAGATGGAGGTGAGTAATGAGGAAGTTTGTTGTATTTGTTGGATTATTTTTTTTATCCCTGGGACAAGTTGTGAATTCTGTAGCTGGAACTGTTGAAACTGGTATTTATAATGACGTGGACTCTGAAGGATTTGAGGAATATGAAGGAGATCAGATTGAGCAAATAAGTGATCCGTTAGAAGGATTTAATAGAGCTGTTTTTACCTTTAATGATAGACTCTACTTTTGGGTGTTAAAGCCAGTTTCAGTTGGCTATGGCAAAGTAGTTCCTGAGATTGTGAGGCGTGGAGTCAAGAATTTCTTTTATAATTTGAATTATCCAATGAGATTTGTGGGAGCTGTCACCCAGTTGAAGGCAAAAAAGGCAGCTATGGAGACATTTAGATTCTTGACGAATACTGTCTTTGGTCTTGGAGGGCTAATAGATTATTCTGGTGTGTTTCCCGATTTCAAAGTATCTGAAGAAGATACTGGACAGACCCTTGGATACTATGGTGTTGGAAATGGAATTTATATTGTATGGCCATTCCTCGGGCCAATGAGCCTTAGAGATACTCTTGGATTCTCAATAGATTATTTCTTGCAACCAGTAAGTTATATAAACCCAATTTACTTGTCATTCGGTGTTCGTTCCTATGAGGTTGTAAATAAGACTAGTTTTGAGATTGGTGACTATGAGGCAATTAAAAAGTCTTCTTTAGATCCCTATATTGCAATTAGAGATGCCTATTTACAGTACAGGGCCTCTCAAGTTGCGAAATAGGGTTCTTGGTCGTAATGTCGCAGCTATAGACACCTCTGACGGAGACATAGACATTTTCCACTCTGGCATATGCCAGAGTGGGAAAATATTTTAATGGTCTTCGTAGGCCTGGGTCAGGCTATTGAGATTAGTTCGAAATTTGGACCTGCAAGGGGCTCAAAATTTTAATGAATCTCTTAAGTTATCACGAAGTTGAAGCAAATAGTACCGTCTGCACTCCTTCCGCATCATAAATTTTTGGCAAAATTGCGAACTGCATAATTTGGGATTATTAGATAAAATTATAATTTGTTCTTGGATTTATGAAACTCCAAGGGGTATGATGTATTTTGAACTAGATGGGTTCTCTGGAGTACTGGTGTAAAATATGTTGATATTTCAACTTGATTCATTATCATTTAAAAAAAGTAGGTAGGGGGACGGGTAATGAAGGTCATTCAGATTAGAGAAAAGGCCAAGGCTCTTAAGGTGAAAAATTATTCTCGAATGAGAAAAGTTGACCTTATTAGGGCAGTCCAGCTTGCAGAAGGTAATACTGATTGTTTTAAAAGGATCAATGAATGTGGACAAATGGATTGCCTATGGCGTAGTGACTGCCAGGAAGACAACACTTAAATAGTTTTTTCGTCTTCTTTGGTCTTTGGCAAGAGATTGATTAGTGCCTACAATTTAAATGGGCTATTGGGGTCATTCTCATATCGAATTTCATCCACTGGACCTCTTTTGCCTTCACCTGCATATAGCTTGTTAGGAGCATTGAAAACAAGGCCAGGGCCGGGGCCTATTGATTTATAACCGTGAACCACCCCTGGCGGTACGATTATCATCTTAGGAGAGTCTTGGCCTGCAAAGATTATCTGTCTGGTCATGTATGTTTCTGAGTGAGATCTATTGTCCCAAAGCACCACCTTGAAATTTCCGGGTCCTATAAAGCAAAAGATATCAGTCTGTTCTTTATGTGCATGTGGCCCCCTTGTAATCCCAGGATTTGTCATGGAGGCATAGGCCATCTGGGGATGAATTTCGTAATAGAGCTCGTCATGTCTATAAAGCTCACAGAGCCATCCCCTCTCATCTAAAAATTTTTTTAGATCTCTTACTATTACTCCATCTATAATTCCGTCAATAAAACTGTTCTTCTCCATTTCTTATACCTCTACTAGTGAGTGATCTCCGATCATTAGTTGCAGGGCTGATACTAGACCTGCTGCCTTTTTTACTTTTGCGTGGCGTCCTATCAAGCTATCTTCAAGACGCTCTATATTTTCTACTATAGCATTTGAAAGGATAACAGTGTGTTGGACTACTGACCGT
This is a stretch of genomic DNA from Dissulfuribacter thermophilus. It encodes these proteins:
- a CDS encoding mechanosensitive ion channel family protein; translation: MTTIYTYIHGMLPIKNLLLFAFIAVLSWLSIWITKKFIVRSLHFWIKKTKTDIDDVLVQHGVLDTLIYLAPALVIYYGSHLFPNVSPMIQRVVSAYCFFILILVIDRVLSAALSIYERYPISRKRPIKGYIQIIKIFFYVMGTVLIVCVLIDQSPWAILSGIGALTAVLLLVFRDTILSFVASIQIVTNDLIHVGDWIEMPQYGADGEVIELALHTVKVQNWDKTITTIPTYKLIQDSFKNWRGMEESGGRRIKRSILIDQLSIRFLEDEEIERLKKIKILRPYLEQKERELREYNSAHGISETDSPVNGRRLTNIGTFRAYCVAYLKEHPLIRKDMTFLVRQLPPSPQGLPLEIYVFSADTRWANYEAIQADIFDHLLSAISEFDLRVFQYPSGHDLLITRTITK
- the amrA gene encoding AmmeMemoRadiSam system protein A — translated: MLKTEQKKLLIKIARDSIASELFDSPLMLPAITDKELLEPRGAFVTLKIKGSLRGCIGTFVTNKPLIEVVSDMAIQAAFHDPRFKPLSPDEFKAIEIEISVLSPLKEISSIEEIEVGTHGIYIIKGPYGGVLLPQVAVEYGWDRIQFLDQTCIKAGLYPGCWKDPDTKILIFSAEIFDETCNQSKGCQ
- the rsmD gene encoding 16S rRNA (guanine(966)-N(2))-methyltransferase RsmD, whose amino-acid sequence is MRIIGGRIGGIRLKSPKGRGTRPTTDRVREAIFNRLEHVLLDRGGFEGKKILDLFSGTGALGIEALSRGAELAVFVESNRYVFDILRENLKISSMIDRAKPFCLDLIKRDFPWRKIKSLGPFDVIFADPPYGKGMSTMALNRVMSHDILSFGGIFVLEEEWGKGPSGESFGLRDLGARRYGRTVVHLWERRDEKEDSISRDI
- the coaD gene encoding pantetheine-phosphate adenylyltransferase, yielding MKKKIVYPGTFDPVTNGHLDLIERALKIFDEVIVAIGENPLKTPIFSVEERLDLLRNTAGKDPRVKVMSFDGLVVDFAKKIGACAILRGLRAVSDFDSELQRALMNRKLSRDIETVFLMTGFRWIFISSTIVKEAAKFGGDLSGLVPKLVEERLKEKFQR
- a CDS encoding PAS domain-containing hybrid sensor histidine kinase/response regulator, producing MLKNDLRDLPRNITICVPHECQLPGKFFLTFELQWLNPPKELLLLTIKDSNHREILKYIPIIAFTAVHGPETAILTYISPKIQEWTGRHQKEFYLDTKLIYNYVHPEDRTYAIKHLKNFFLKSKPLDITFRLLNDKGGFRWTHWSGSLMNTSHGDDFLFGVIEDVTCKKEAELALINSYERYRMIFEHSPIGIGCFDRTGKIVDCNQYLADLLKVKRDQLIGFNALSSYNPILRGMLKRTLRGEFPKYTGPYTSTISREQVYISATGIPIKDDNERVIAAIALVENMEERRGLELSLRKERDFTNAALESANILLVIADSSGNIQKINRVVAEITKRSESELVGKKIWEVLIQKSDKAAMQKAFSVALTFDKAGPIEINCETKNGAIINVSWTLTSLIDDNNAVDAIVCTGVDITERRKLESQLRTAQKMEAIGRLAGGIAHEFNNLLMAILGQCELLLMDISEEAQLRKKVMAIQKTAKRASKITRNLLAFSKKAPIALGPINLNTVANEVVALLKGWEEDGIKVSIETPSEKLVALADKDLLCQALINILSNAKDSMPNGGSIIIETGKKQFFQDEADRLQLTPGEYCYFKIRDFGCGMSREVLERAFEPFFTTKPFGEGKGLGLFLVHGIAKQLGGKVFIESSVGYGTSVYFYVPAIHEDMDILPNPDGEKVLFNPQPKDFSNLTILLVEDEDMIRETLAGHLESLGARVIKTRLGEEAINILRYSEYEPDLLIADLALLGMDGKRLLKEARAFYPELPGIIISGYPIDIAMDVDLDPELTMFLKKPFSVHDLTRAIKEILSQKLFRYCSSN
- a CDS encoding nucleotide sugar dehydrogenase, with protein sequence MQAKSVGIVGLGYVGLPLALAFGTKVRTIGFDVDKRKIESYKNGVDPAGLITQADFKASQLVKFTNDASLLNGVEMIIIAVPTPIDESKAPDLSYLEGASIITGKNLSKGTVVVYESTVYPGVTEEFCVPILEKYSGLKCGTDFKVGYSPERINPGDPDHTLEKIVKVVSAQDPQTLEFVANTYEMVVEAGVYRAPSIKVAEAAKVIENTQRDLNIALMNELALIFNRLGIDTLEVLKAAGTKWNFLPFRPGLVGGHCIGVDPYYLTHLAKRIGYHPEVILAGRRINDSMGIYVAQRTIKELLRQRIPVEQAKVAVLGVTFKENCPDIRNTRVVDIVNEIRDYGIVPKIHDPLAAKEEIKEVFSIEPETEVPLDVDALILAVPHKEYVSMLNEIVDSFKKKNKGVIMDVKSVIPLHTFKGTGIVHWRL